The proteins below are encoded in one region of Belonocnema kinseyi isolate 2016_QV_RU_SX_M_011 chromosome 1, B_treatae_v1, whole genome shotgun sequence:
- the LOC117181311 gene encoding zinc finger BED domain-containing protein 1-like, giving the protein MKDVFGNIQSLEERGNKYKKLTNKILHMICKDCQAIATVERKGFKDLIKYAAPNYRMPSKKTFASYLDKKYDEISDIYKERLKGVADITLTTDLWTDTLNTRIFLGITVHFLDGSKMATVILGCYEFPKSHTSANITEKIQEACADRGIRKDQLSAIVTDNASNVVKAVKDFLEVEGHIGCAARKINLIAQNSIEGVTGLPGLIQKVRNIVTWCKHSNKASYELKAGSLLKLEQGVKTRWNSTFYMIVRFIEIRDPARMVTPKEIEELIKVSKILKPLAKITREWSAEKYVTISKVIPTISGLREELSTMKIESNLANNLKTKMLDEIKLCFGLMEEVKHFAAATLLDPSFEKIDFKDLSRCARAIAIVKNSPEVSIWARHHKLAERDQRRKLDITDELPPELSLFLRNLVISLKTDPIKWWVDNKSSYPLLTSIALRYITIMATSIPSERLFSKAGENMTA; this is encoded by the coding sequence atGAAAGATGTCTTTGGTAATATTCAATCCTTGGAAGAAAGaggaaacaaatataaaaaattaacaaacaaaattttgcacATGATATGCAAAGACTGTCAAGCGATAGCCACTGTCGAAAGAAAAGGcttcaaagatttaataaagtaTGCTGCTCCGAATTATAGAATGCCAAGCAAAAAAACTTTTGCGAGTTACCTTGATAAGAAATACGATGAAATTTCGGATATTTACAAAGAAAGATTGAAAGGTGTAGCAGACATAACTTTAACGACAGATTTGTGGACTGACACTCTAAATACAAGGATTTTTCTTGGAATCACGGTCCATTTCTTAGATGGCTCAAAGATGGCCACCGTAATACTAGGTTGCTACGAATTCCCTAAGTCCCACACATCTGCTAATATCACAGAAAAGATTCAAGAAGCTTGTGCAGACCGGGGCATCAGAAAAGACCAGTTATCTGCAATTGTAACCGACAACGCTTCAAATGTCGTTAAAGCAGTTAAAGATTTTCTGGAAGTTGAAGGCCACATAGGGTGTGCTGCGCGCAAAATCAATTTGATTGCACAAAACTCCATAGAAGGCGTAACAGGTTTACCAGGTTTAATTCAGAAAGTGAGGAATATTGTCACTTGGTGCAAGCACTCAAACAAGGCAAGTTACGAACTGAAGGCCGGCTCTTTACTCAAATTGGAACAAGGTGTGAAGACTAGGTGGAATTCAACTTTCTACATGATCGTCAGGTTTATTGAAATACGTGATCCAGCTCGCATGGTTACTCCAAAAGAGATCGAAGAActgataaaagtttcaaaaattttgaagccACTAGCAAAAATTACGCGTGAGTGGTCAGCAGAGAAGTATGTTACTATCAGTAAGGTGATCCCGACGATAAGTGGTTTAAGGGAAGAGCTGAGCACAATGAAAATAGAAAGTAACCTAGCAAATAACCTCAAAACTAAAATGCTAGATGAAATTAAACTGTGTTTTGGTCTGATGGAAGAAGTGAAACATTTTGCAGCAGCAACTCTTTTGGATCCAAGcttcgaaaaaattgatttcaaagacCTCTCACGATGTGCACGAGCTATTGCTATTGTGAAAAACAGTCCGGAAGTATCAATTTGGGCGAGACACCACAAACTTGCTGAGCGGGACCAACGGAGGAAACTGGATATAACAGACGAATTGCCACCTGAACTCAGTCTATTTCTCCGAAATCTAGTTATCTCACTCAAAACGGACCCAATAAAGTGGTGGGTGGATAATAAAAGTTCATACCCCTTACTCACATCAATTGCTTTAAGATACATCACCATTATGGCTACTTCTATTCCCTCTGAAAGGCTTTTCTCAAAGGCAGGAGAGAACATGACTGCCTGA